Proteins from a genomic interval of Geodermatophilus obscurus DSM 43160:
- a CDS encoding glycosyltransferase family 2 protein, producing the protein MSVVVITHQRRDEVLLALSRLIALPERPHVVVVDNGSTDGTAEAIAERFPQVELVASPENLGAIGRNVGVARVDTPYVAFCDDDTWWDPGSLRTAADVFDGHPRLAVVTARILVEPGGREDPIVPELRDSPVRGADWLPGPALGSFLAGASVLRREAFTEVGGFSERLWLGGEEELMAGDLAAAGWELCYLPALTVHHQASKARDSHRRRRDGIRNTLWTTWLRRPARPALRRTAHLLRTLPRDRVTAQGLWAAARGIHWVVRERRVLPPHAEARFAALEHAQRTSTARRYVS; encoded by the coding sequence GTGTCCGTCGTCGTCATCACCCACCAGCGCCGCGACGAGGTGCTGCTGGCGCTGTCCCGGCTGATCGCGCTCCCCGAGCGGCCGCACGTCGTCGTCGTCGACAACGGCTCCACCGACGGGACGGCGGAGGCGATCGCCGAACGGTTCCCGCAGGTGGAGCTGGTCGCGAGCCCCGAGAACCTCGGCGCGATCGGCCGCAACGTCGGCGTCGCCCGGGTGGACACCCCCTACGTCGCCTTCTGCGACGACGACACCTGGTGGGACCCCGGCTCGCTGCGCACCGCGGCCGACGTGTTCGACGGCCACCCGCGCCTGGCGGTGGTGACCGCGCGCATCCTGGTCGAGCCGGGCGGCCGCGAGGACCCCATCGTGCCCGAGCTGCGCGACTCCCCCGTCCGCGGCGCCGACTGGCTGCCCGGGCCGGCGCTGGGCTCCTTCCTCGCCGGCGCCTCGGTGCTGCGCCGGGAGGCGTTCACCGAGGTCGGCGGCTTCTCCGAGCGGCTGTGGCTGGGCGGCGAGGAGGAGCTGATGGCCGGCGACCTGGCCGCCGCCGGGTGGGAGCTGTGCTACCTGCCCGCGCTGACGGTGCACCACCAGGCGTCCAAGGCGCGGGACTCCCACCGCCGGCGCCGCGACGGCATCCGCAACACCCTCTGGACGACGTGGCTGCGCCGTCCCGCCCGCCCGGCACTGCGCCGCACCGCACACCTGCTGCGCACCCTGCCCCGCGACCGGGTGACCGCCCAGGGCCTGTGGGCCGCCGCGCGCGGGATCCACTGGGTGGTGCGCGAGCGTCGGGTGCTGCCGCCGCACGCGGAGGCCCGTTTCGCCGCGCTCGAGCACGCCCAGCGGACCTCCACCGCCCGCCGCTACGTCTCCTGA
- a CDS encoding TraR/DksA family transcriptional regulator, whose translation MTDPLEAERDAARRQIAALTREFDQVVDASRQSNADDEHDPEGATIAFERQQVAALLEAAQRRLADVDAALTRRAEGGYGVCQTCGRPIAPERLAARPAARTCITCAT comes from the coding sequence GTGACCGATCCGCTGGAAGCGGAGCGGGACGCGGCCCGGAGGCAGATCGCGGCGCTCACGCGGGAGTTCGACCAGGTCGTCGACGCGTCGAGGCAGTCCAACGCCGACGACGAGCACGACCCCGAGGGCGCCACGATCGCCTTCGAGCGGCAGCAGGTGGCCGCCCTGCTGGAGGCGGCGCAGCGCCGGCTCGCCGACGTCGACGCGGCGCTCACCCGCCGGGCCGAGGGCGGCTACGGCGTCTGCCAGACCTGCGGCCGGCCGATCGCACCCGAGCGGCTGGCCGCCCGTCCCGCCGCGCGCACCTGCATCACCTGCGCCACCTGA
- a CDS encoding class I SAM-dependent methyltransferase, with protein sequence MSADRPQEGPPAPHRSHARGGPLQGAERDGVLALLSAARAAPGFMPDDEGTALYEAARSVAVPGPLLEVGTWMGRSALYLAAAARETGRLVVTVDHHRGSEEHQPGWEYHDPSLVDPAVGLVDTLPRFRRTIADAGAEDVVVAVVARSETLAPLWTTPLALLFLDGSHTEESARRDQDAWVAKLAVGGTLAIHDVFPDPADGGQAPYGVYRRVLASGDFEELPGTGSLRLLRRLR encoded by the coding sequence ATGAGCGCGGATCGGCCCCAGGAAGGACCCCCTGCCCCCCACCGCTCGCACGCGCGCGGCGGGCCCCTGCAGGGGGCCGAACGGGACGGGGTCCTTGCACTGCTCAGCGCCGCCCGCGCCGCCCCCGGCTTCATGCCCGACGACGAGGGGACGGCGCTGTACGAGGCGGCCCGCTCGGTCGCCGTCCCCGGGCCGCTGCTCGAGGTGGGCACGTGGATGGGGAGGTCGGCGCTCTACCTGGCCGCGGCGGCCCGGGAGACCGGCCGGCTGGTCGTCACCGTCGACCACCACCGCGGGTCCGAGGAGCACCAGCCCGGCTGGGAGTACCACGACCCGTCGCTGGTCGACCCGGCCGTCGGGCTGGTCGACACGCTGCCGCGCTTCCGCCGCACGATCGCCGACGCCGGCGCCGAGGACGTCGTGGTCGCCGTCGTCGCCCGCTCCGAGACGCTCGCCCCGCTGTGGACCACACCGCTGGCGCTGCTGTTCCTCGACGGCAGCCACACCGAGGAGTCCGCGCGCCGCGACCAGGACGCCTGGGTGGCCAAGCTCGCCGTCGGCGGGACGTTGGCCATCCACGACGTCTTCCCCGACCCCGCCGACGGCGGGCAGGCGCCCTACGGCGTCTACCGGCGGGTGCTGGCCTCGGGTGACTTCGAGGAGCTACCCGGCACGGGCTCGCTGCGGCTGCTGCGCAGGCTGCGGTGA